The nucleotide sequence CGCCGACGATCACGAACGGTTCCTGGGTCGTCATGCCTGACTGCCTCGCAATCCGGAGAGGGCGAAGAACTCCTGTCGGGATCGAGCGTCCTCCCGCAGGAGGCCGTGCAGGGCGGATGTCGTCGTGCGGGCACCGCGGGCGCGCACCCCTCGCAGCGACATGCAGAGGTGCTCGGCCTCGATCACCACCCCGACGCCGCGGGGGGCGAGGTTGGTCTCCAGCCAGTCGGCGACCTGCTGGGTGAGCCGCTCCTGCACCTGCAGGTCGCGGGCGAACAGGTCGAGCACGCGGGCGAGCTTGGACAGCCCGAGGATGCGGTCGCCGGGCAGGTAGCCGATGTGCGCGACGCCCGTGAACGGCAGGAGGTGGTGCTCGCACAGCGACTGCACGGGGATGTCCGTGGCGATGACCAGCTCGTCG is from Actinomycetes bacterium and encodes:
- the folE gene encoding GTP cyclohydrolase I FolE; this translates as MRSVRSRTAVDVPAAEHAVALLLRALGKDPASVHLAETPRRVAGAFAEMLSGPPFELTTFPNEGYDELVIATDIPVQSLCEHHLLPFTGVAHIGYLPGDRILGLSKLARVLDLFARDLQVQERLTQQVADWLETNLAPRGVGVVIEAEHLCMSLRGVRARGARTTTSALHGLLREDARSRQEFFALSGLRGSQA